The nucleotide window CACCGTGCGGGCCAAAACGTGGACCGGATCCCTGGCCGACGGAATCCCCGATTCATGGCGTCGTGATCGATGAGCTTTGCGATCAAGTCGGGCACGGTTTGCATCATTCGGAGCCGAGGCAGCGTTGGCGGGCGGGTAGCCGCCGGTGGCGTGTTCGGCTTCCAGCGACTTTTCCTTATCACGCGGAGACATCCTTATGCAACGAAGGCACCACGGATTTACCTTGGTGGAGCTGTTGGTCGTGATCGCGATCATCGGCGTCTTGGTGGGTCTGCTTTTGCCCGCCGTTCAATCGGCACGCGAAGCCGCCCGCCGCATGTCGTGCAGCAACAACGCCAAACAAATCGGCTTGGCACTGCACAATTACCACAGTGCGTTCAAGCAATTCCCCGTCCACCGTGCCGGCACGACGGGAAAGAAGGGCTATAACGCCAATTGGAACGATATGGTCAATGCCGACGACGGCAGCCGTAACACTCACAATTTCCGCCGGCTCAGCATGCTGGTCGGCCTGTTGCCGTTCATCGAACAGCAGCCTCTTTGGGACACGATCAGCAATCCGGTTGCGGTCCAGTTCAACGGAAATCCGGCGCCCAACGGCGCCTACCCGGCAATGGGGCCGGTGCCGTGGAAAGGGCAATACACGCCGCACCGGACGATTGTTCCCGCTTTTCAGTGCCCCAGCGACGCGGGTCCCCCGGTGACGTTCGGCACGACCAACTATGCCGCATGTATCGGCGACGTCGCGTTCGGCATCGGTTGGGCGAACCCGCCCAAGGAAGTCAAACGCGGCATGTTCTTGTCCAGTCAGATTCGACGTTTCCGTGACGTCGTCGACGGGACGGCCAACACGATCGCGATCGGTGAAATCACCAACAGCCTTGGCGACCGTGGCATCACCAGCGGTGGCGCATACGACATTGGCGGCAGTGTGTATTTGAATCCGCAAGAGTGCTTGGATACCAAGGATCCGCTGCGGCCCAAGTTCTTTGCGCCCGGCGTGTTGTTGCTGGGCTACAGCGGCAACCTTGGCAAAGGCGGCAACGCGGGACGCGGGAACCGTTGGATGGACGGCGGCAGCAACTTCACAACGATGGCCACGATCCTGGCGCCCAACAGTCCGTCGTGTGCCCAGGTCGCCGGTGACGCGGGCGACGGGGTATGGAGCGCCGGCAGTTATCACCCCGGCGGCATTCACGTCGTGATGGGTGACGGTTCGGTTCACTTCGTCAGCGAAGCGATCGATGCGGGTGACCCGACGGTGCCGACCGTGTTCAACGGCAATAACAACAACCCGGCGGGTTCGCCGGCCGGTATCGCCAGCCCCTACGGCGTGTGGGGGGGCTTGGGAACGACCAACGGTCGCGAACAAGTTAGCGTCGACGACATTTAAGGTCGCGGGCTTTCAGTCAATCGAATTCGGTAACGCCGCGGATCGGGTGATCGGTCCGCGGCGTTTTGCGTATGCAAGGCGTCAGGTTGGGGGTTTGTTCACTGGTTGATCGGTGGGGGACTGTTTTAGGGATAAAAACGAAAATACATATGCGAAAATTGAAACCAATGCGATTGGTTGGGGTTTGAGAATGCAGTGGCCCAATCGGCCGGCTGCGTGAGCGTCGCAATGAGTCGCCGAATTGGCCCGCTTTTCGTTTTCGTCCCGTTCCCTGAAAGACCCAGACCGTGAAAACTTTCGATTCCTCTTCGGATGGTTGTCCATCCCCGCGGCGTACACCACAAGTCCGTTCGGCATTCACGCTTGTCGAGTTGTTGGTGGTCATTGCGATCATCGGCGTTCTTGTCGGACTTCTGCTTCCCGCGGTCCAGTCGGCTCGCGAAGCCGCCCGCCGCATGTCGTGCAGCAACAACGCCAAGCAAATCGGCTTGGCGCTGCACAATTACCACAGTGCGTTCAAGCAATTCCCCGCCCAACGTGCCGGCACGACCGGGTCGAAGGGCTACAACGGCGTGATCGATGCGGATAACAACGCCAGCAACAAGTGCCGGCTGAGCATGTTCGTGGGGTTGATGCCGTTTCTGGAGCAACAGCCGCTGTGGGACACGATCAGCAATCCTGTGGCCGTTCAGTACAACGGCAACGCGGCCCCCAACGGTGCTTATCCCGCGATGGGACCGGTGCCGTGGACCGGCCAATACACGCCGTGGCGGACGGTTGTTTCGTCGCTGCAGTGCCCCAGCGACAGCGGTCCGCCGGTGACAACGGGGACCATCAATTACGCCGGATGTGTCGGCGACGTGGTGGACCAGATTGGATCCCGTGCCCCGGCCAAAGAAGTCATCCGTGGGTTGTTCATGGTCGCAATGCACCGTCGTTTTCGTGATGTCGTCGACGGCACGGCTAACACGATTGCGATCGGCGAAATCACCAACAGCCTGGGCGACCGTGGCGTCAGCGGTGGCGGTTCCTACGACGACGGATTCAACGTCCGGTTGGAACCCGACATGTGTGCGGCCAACATTGATCCGCTGCGTCCGAAGTTCTATCGCGACGGTGCGATGTTGCTGGGGTACGCCGCGCCGCTGGGCAAATGGGAAGGCGCCGGACGGGGCAATCGATGGGCCGATGGCGGCGGCAACTTGTCCTGCTTCAACACGATTTTGCCGCCCAACAGCCCCAGTTGCTCGGCCGACGGTGGCGACAGCGGGCCCGGAATCTGGAGCGCCGGCAGCTATCACCCCGGCGGTTGTCATGTCGTGATGGCCGACGGATCGGTGCACTTCATCAGCGAAGCGGTGGATGCCGGTGACAATACCGTTCCCACCGTCACGCGGCCCAGCCAAGGCGGATCGGCCGCCGGCATTCCCAGCCCGTACGGTGTCTGGGGTGGTTTGGGCACGACCAACGGTCGAGAACAAGTCAGCATCGACGACATTTAATCGGCTCGGATCAATCGTCCGACAGCCAGATTCGCAACGACGCCGCGGTCCGATCCCATCGGACTGCGGCGTTTCGTCGTCATGGCCGCAATGCTGCGTTGATTCGCCACTGCAATCCGCTGCCATGCGATCTGGCCAGGTGTGCAGTAAACGTGGGTTTTCATGCGGTCAACGAAGTGCAATGTGTTCCTGTGTGCAGTGGTGGTCGATTTAAGGGGTGATGGATTCGCGTATTTCATTCGCAGTGGTAGACGAATACACTTTGCCGGACATGCGAAGTGCCAACAGTTTATCTGGCTATTGTAGGACAAGATGGCGGGCTCTTTGCGACTCGTTCTTTTCTCTCGGAGTGTGAACCATCATGCGAAGCAAAAAATCAGGCTTCACGTTGGTCGAACTGTTGGTCGTGATCGCGATCATTGGTGTCCTTGTCGGCCTTCTTCTTCCCGCGGTTCAGTCGGCTCGTGAAGCCGCCCGCCGTATGTCGTGCAGCAACAACGCCAAGCAAATCGGGCTGGCGCTGCACAACTATCACAGCGCGTTCAAGCAATTCCCCGCTCACCGCGCCGGCACCACCGGCAAGAAGGGCTACCTGGCCAGCTGGGGTGAAATGAGTGCTTACAGCACCGACACGCACAACTATCGCCGGCTGAGCATGTTGGTCGGTTTGTTGCCGTTCATCGAGCAGCAACCTTTGTGGGACACGATCAGCAATCCGGTGTCAACGCAATTCAACGGCAATGCGGCACCCAACGGTGCTTATCCCGCGATGGGCCCGACCCCGTATCGCAACCAATACACGCCGTGGCGAACGCTGATTTCGGCGTTCAATTGCCCCAGCGATGCCGGTCCGCCGGTGACCTTCGGCACGACCAATTACGGTGCCTGTATCGGTGACACCGTGCGTGCACAGGGCTGGGCCAACATGCCCAAGGAAGTCAAGCGTGGGATGTTCACGCCCGCCAACAAGACGCGATTCCGTGACGTCGTCGACGGGACGGCCAACACGATCGCGATTGCCGAACTGACCAACAGCCTGGGCGACCGCGGCGTCGGTGGCGGTGGTGCCTATGACATCGGTGGTGACATCAACCTGAACCCGCAAGAGTGCTTGGACACCCGCGACCCGCTGCGTCCGAAGTTCTACGCTCCCGGCGTGATGCTGTTCGGCTACAGCGGAAACTTGGGCAAGTGGGGCCAAGCCGGCCGTGGTAACAAGTGGGCCGACGGTGGCGGAAACATGAGTGCCGTCACCACGATCTTGCCGCCCAACAGTCCTTCCTGTGCACGCGGCGGCAACGACGCCGATGACGGGATCTGGAGTGCCGGCAGTTACCACCCCGGCGGCTGTCACGTCGTGATGGGGGACGGTTCGGTCCACTTCGTCAGCGAAGCGATCGATTCCGGCGACTCGACCGTTGCCGCGGTTGGCCGCCCGCAATGGAACGGTTCGCCCGCCGGCAGCCCCAGCCCGTATGGCATCTGGGGTGGCTTGGGAACGATCAATGGTCGCGAACAAGTCAGCGTGGACGATCTGTAATCGTCTCGCCGCCTGGATCCGGGCGGCCGACGACCAGCCATTCGCAGACGCCGCGAGTCGATGCCCGACTCGCGGCGTTTTTTGTCAGCTTTGCCCAGTCTTCCCGAGCGTCAGACGCGACCTTCCCAAGCGTCAGACGCGACAATTCAACCACCCCGTGTATGCAAATCTTTCACCGGGGCTGTGCAACAAACGGGTGGTCCTTGCTACAATTCGCAGTGGAATTCGGGCGGAACGTTCCGTCATCAAGATGGCTGCCTTCGCAGTCCCCGTCTTGTCTCCACCCCTAATTAGTTTGAATTGCAAGGAACTTACGATGAAGTGGTTGAACCTCATGATGGCGGCTTTGTTCTGCTTCGCGATCGCTGGCTGTGATTCGCAAGAAGGCGTTGTCGAGCAAACCGACGAAGCTGCTGAAGCTGCGATGGAAGCTGAGTACGAAGCCGAGTACGAACAGTACGCTGAAGAAGAAAACTGAGCTTGATCGCTCCGTTTGTGTGCCAAAGTGTCCGGTCGATCACCCGGCCGGACCTGAAGCACACACAGCCCATGATGCCGGTCGGATCGATGATCCGCCGGCATTTTTTTTTACACCCACGTGATTCGCGAATACTGTGGGAACTCTCAACGCTTTGCTGCGTCGGTAGAGTTTCGCAGGCTTCCTAGTGGACGTGCGAAGCGGATGCGTTAGTCGTGAGGTTGCGCTGATGACTGAGGCACCGGTTTTTGGTAACCCGACGCGTCAGCGAGGGACGAGTCAATATCGATTTTCCCTCGCTGACGCGTCGGGTTACCAGAAAAGAGCGACTAAACGCTTTGTCTATTCTTGATGGCTTCTCGGTGGTGTAGTGATGGTGATGGGTTCCCGGGCTTTGGTTTGCTGCTTGTTGGCGAGTTGCTTTGCGACGGTTGGCCCAGGATCCGGTTCGGCTCGGGCGGCAATCGTCATTTCGGGGTACACCGACGCGACGAACGATCGCTTCACCAATTCAGGCTCGTTTCTGTTGTCCGGTTTTGATTTGTCCGGAATCGGCCAAGATGCCAGCGGCCACTGGGCGACGGCCATCGGTCGCAACGTGGTGATTAGCGCGGCACACCTGGCACCCACCGGAACGGTGACGTTTTATCCGGCAAATGATCCGGGGGACGTGCCGGTAACGATCGGCATCGCCGATGGGGAAAAAATCACGGAGACCGATTTGTGGATCGGGACGTTGGAATCAAACCTGCCCGACGCGATCACCAATTATGCATTCGCGACGGAGATGCTTTCTGGACCGTCCGAGGCGCTGGTCAGTGCGGGAACTTACCAAGGCGTGACGGCTTTCACCTTTGGCCTATCTCAGGCAGTCAATCCTGCGACCCGCGATCAAGCCGTGGGCCAAAACCGGATCACGGGCTATGTGGAGAATGTCGATTTCCTGGGAAACGCAGACAACGACAGCCTGTTGATGCAGCGTGACGATCCCGGCGACACAAACTTCGTGACCTATGAATCGTTTTTTCAAGGCGGTGATTCCGGCGGACCGACGTTCGTCGACGATTCGGGCCAATTGGTTTTGGTCGGCACCAACGCGTTCCGGTACAACGCGGACGATCCATTCGCCGAAGACCCGATCACCGGCAGCGGGATCAACTACATCGCCAACCAGTCGGCGTTTATCAACCAGTACATCCAAGCGGCCGCGGTTCCCGAACCATCCAGTTTGGCGTTGCTGACCGGTGTGACCGCGTTGATCGTGCGTCGTCGAAAGCGAAAGTCATCGTCGCAATGTTGATGCCGCATTCGCGGTCCCCACCGCTTCGCTGACGTTGGCGAATCCGTCGCGCCGCAACAGTTCATCCAATCGCCGGTTGATGCGGGCTACGACGCCGGGACCCTCGTAAATCATGGCGGTATAGATCTGCACCACGCTTGCGCCCATGCGGATGCGTTGATAGGCATCGTCTCCCGTAAAAACGCCTCCGCCTCCGATCAGTTGATAACGACCGTCGGGCATCCGTGAATGGACATGTGACAGCCAACGCGACATGGTTTCGGATTGCGCTGGACCGGCGACCGCACCGGGCATCGAAGCCAAACGATCGGGATCGTTGTCGCGACGAATTTGCAGTGAATCTGGTTTTCCCGACGGAAGGTTGGCCATGAATCCACGCACGAACGGATGTCGGTCGCACTGTTGCAGCAAGCCATCAATCCTTGCCAATTCGTCGGTCGGACGCATTTTCAAAACGACAGGCCGCTTCATCGGAATCTCGGCCAGACGCTGTAGTAACAAACCAATATTCTCGGCTGACGCCCAATGATCTTCG belongs to Crateriforma spongiae and includes:
- a CDS encoding DUF1559 domain-containing protein; the protein is MQRRHHGFTLVELLVVIAIIGVLVGLLLPAVQSAREAARRMSCSNNAKQIGLALHNYHSAFKQFPVHRAGTTGKKGYNANWNDMVNADDGSRNTHNFRRLSMLVGLLPFIEQQPLWDTISNPVAVQFNGNPAPNGAYPAMGPVPWKGQYTPHRTIVPAFQCPSDAGPPVTFGTTNYAACIGDVAFGIGWANPPKEVKRGMFLSSQIRRFRDVVDGTANTIAIGEITNSLGDRGITSGGAYDIGGSVYLNPQECLDTKDPLRPKFFAPGVLLLGYSGNLGKGGNAGRGNRWMDGGSNFTTMATILAPNSPSCAQVAGDAGDGVWSAGSYHPGGIHVVMGDGSVHFVSEAIDAGDPTVPTVFNGNNNNPAGSPAGIASPYGVWGGLGTTNGREQVSVDDI
- a CDS encoding DUF1559 domain-containing protein, which translates into the protein MKTFDSSSDGCPSPRRTPQVRSAFTLVELLVVIAIIGVLVGLLLPAVQSAREAARRMSCSNNAKQIGLALHNYHSAFKQFPAQRAGTTGSKGYNGVIDADNNASNKCRLSMFVGLMPFLEQQPLWDTISNPVAVQYNGNAAPNGAYPAMGPVPWTGQYTPWRTVVSSLQCPSDSGPPVTTGTINYAGCVGDVVDQIGSRAPAKEVIRGLFMVAMHRRFRDVVDGTANTIAIGEITNSLGDRGVSGGGSYDDGFNVRLEPDMCAANIDPLRPKFYRDGAMLLGYAAPLGKWEGAGRGNRWADGGGNLSCFNTILPPNSPSCSADGGDSGPGIWSAGSYHPGGCHVVMADGSVHFISEAVDAGDNTVPTVTRPSQGGSAAGIPSPYGVWGGLGTTNGREQVSIDDI
- a CDS encoding DUF1559 domain-containing protein encodes the protein MRSKKSGFTLVELLVVIAIIGVLVGLLLPAVQSAREAARRMSCSNNAKQIGLALHNYHSAFKQFPAHRAGTTGKKGYLASWGEMSAYSTDTHNYRRLSMLVGLLPFIEQQPLWDTISNPVSTQFNGNAAPNGAYPAMGPTPYRNQYTPWRTLISAFNCPSDAGPPVTFGTTNYGACIGDTVRAQGWANMPKEVKRGMFTPANKTRFRDVVDGTANTIAIAELTNSLGDRGVGGGGAYDIGGDINLNPQECLDTRDPLRPKFYAPGVMLFGYSGNLGKWGQAGRGNKWADGGGNMSAVTTILPPNSPSCARGGNDADDGIWSAGSYHPGGCHVVMGDGSVHFVSEAIDSGDSTVAAVGRPQWNGSPAGSPSPYGIWGGLGTINGREQVSVDDL
- a CDS encoding PEP-CTERM sorting domain-containing protein (PEP-CTERM proteins occur, often in large numbers, in the proteomes of bacteria that also encode an exosortase, a predicted intramembrane cysteine proteinase. The presence of a PEP-CTERM domain at a protein's C-terminus predicts cleavage within the sorting domain, followed by covalent anchoring to some some component of the (usually Gram-negative) cell surface. Many PEP-CTERM proteins exhibit an unusual sequence composition that includes large numbers of potential glycosylation sites. Expression of one such protein has been shown restore the ability of a bacterium to form floc, a type of biofilm.); this encodes MVMGSRALVCCLLASCFATVGPGSGSARAAIVISGYTDATNDRFTNSGSFLLSGFDLSGIGQDASGHWATAIGRNVVISAAHLAPTGTVTFYPANDPGDVPVTIGIADGEKITETDLWIGTLESNLPDAITNYAFATEMLSGPSEALVSAGTYQGVTAFTFGLSQAVNPATRDQAVGQNRITGYVENVDFLGNADNDSLLMQRDDPGDTNFVTYESFFQGGDSGGPTFVDDSGQLVLVGTNAFRYNADDPFAEDPITGSGINYIANQSAFINQYIQAAAVPEPSSLALLTGVTALIVRRRKRKSSSQC